A region from the Mya arenaria isolate MELC-2E11 chromosome 2, ASM2691426v1 genome encodes:
- the LOC128220922 gene encoding 28 kDa heat- and acid-stable phosphoprotein-like, producing MPRGGGRGPKKNYKGRSRHFTDEETLKQDRQKEERERQWRKQKGEDDDDVVGEEAEGAEGAKGGDAKEGGSGSESESSSDSDDEEVGHKGVSHLIEIENPNRALKKNKKVDDLDAVTSGPQLSRKEREEVEKQQAKERYAKMHQEGKTDEARADLARLALIRKQREDAAKKREEERLAAAKKS from the exons GTGGTGGAAGAGGTCCCAAGAAGAACTATAAAGGACGTAGTCGTCACTTCACTGATGAAGAAACCCTGAAGCAGGATCGACAGAAGGAGGAGAGAGAAAGACAATGGCGG AAACAAAAAGgagaggatgatgatgatgtggtgGGGGAGGAGGCTGAAGGAGCAGAAGGAGCAAAGGGCGGGGATGCCAAGGAGGGCGGATCAGGTTCAGAATCCGAGAGCAGCTCAGACTCGGATGATGAAGAG gtTGGACACAAAGGTGTTTCTCATTTGATAGAAATAGAAAATCCAAACAGggctttaaagaaaaataaaaaagtggatGATTTAGATGCGGTTACATCAGGCCCCCAGCTGAGTCGCAAGGAAAG GGAAGAGGTGGAGAAGCAGCAGGCCAAGGAACGTTATGCCAAGATGCACCAGGAGGGCAAGACAGACGAGGCCCGGGCTGATCTTGCCCGCCTCGCCCTCATACGCAAACAACGCGAGGACGCTGCCAAGAAACGAGAGGAGGAGAGATTGG CTGCAGCAAAGAAGTCCTGA